A part of Aspergillus oryzae RIB40 DNA, chromosome 7 genomic DNA contains:
- a CDS encoding uncharacterized protein (predicted protein): MLQNGDATYSYPLSSWAYHQKLNQFRLIIQLGFELSIYSPEELPGMYWYLSHICSTHLGHIDRIRTFTVAAAKRNLTALAGKKRDAVERHAALQNTLRLLERLTTQIVAVDAFAISLHALYVLLARHEVLPTAAAAQAYSSERLRYELRMKPFIPITLPELVPFDEYRREAILEGDSDEAVLERATKAISEARKAWEATLANGAFIRDPQGQTNQTLAIEEDWKKDVKNTMRACIGASIAIETVKKALAARRASTNAVNLQVSIPEMGSKARWHDWWVVPQVSPTPSGSQT; encoded by the coding sequence ATGCTCCAAAACGGCGACGCTACCTATTCATACCCGCTTAGCAGTTGGGCCTACCACCAGAAACTGAACCAGTTCCGGCTCATTATCCAGCTCGGATTCGAACTTTCCATCTATTCTCCCGAGGAACTACCAGGGATGTACTGGTACTTGTCCCACATCTGCTCCACACATCTCGGCCACATTGACCGAATCCGTACATTTACCGTTGCTGCCGCGAAGCGGAACCTGACCGCTCTGGCGGGAAAGAAACGCGATGCCGTTGAGCGACACGCCGCTCTACAAAATACGCTCCGTCTTCTCGAAAGACTTACTACGCAAATAGTCGCCGTGGATGCCTTCGCCATATCCTTACACGCTCTATATGTTCTTCTGGCTCGCCATGAAGTTTTGCCCACAGCAGCGGCTGCGCAGGCATACTCCAGCGAAAGACTACGGTATGAACTCCGCATGAAGCCCTTCATACCGATTACTTTGCCGGAACTGGTTCCTTTCGACGAATACCGCCGGGAGGCCATCTTAGAAGGGGACAGTGACGAGGCAGTCCTGGAGCGTGCCACGAAAGCCATCTCCGAAGCCCGCAAAGCTTGGGAAGCAACCCTCGCTAACGGTGCTTTTATCCGGGATCCTCAAGGCCAAACGAACCAGACACtagccattgaagaagattggaaaAAGGATGTTAAGAATACGATGCGGGCATGCATCGGGGCCAGCATTGCCATTGAAACTGTGAAGAAGGCGTTGGCAGCGCGCCGTGCATCCACCAATGCTGTGAACCTTCAGGTAAGTATTCCTGAAATGGGCTCGAAGGCGCGTTGGCATGACTGGTGGGTTGTACCCCAAGTATCTCCGACCCCGAGCGGCTCTCAGACATGA
- a CDS encoding uncharacterized protein (predicted protein), whose protein sequence is MLPSSEGRTPMMRVISQSVVPRDITDEFTNAASRLRTGQLVKDEYFTLFEAVGALEIMDSKMDSGYLGPGQTDVQALEDDYDTTRELAPEQVIGIMDELLCHEVGGTFPESDEYPLMWRYTETNRAMADGMAYGTSTLANTFHLSIP, encoded by the exons ATGTTGCCAAGTAGCGAGGGCCGAACCCCGATGATGCGAGTCATTTCGCAGTCCGTTGTCCCACGCGACATTACGGACGAGTTTACCAACGCTGCCTCGA GATTGCGAACCGGGCAGTTGGTTAAAGATGAGTACTTTACTTTGTTCGAGGCAGTGGGCGCACTGGAG ATTATGGACTCGAAAATGGACAGCGGCTATCTTGGACCGGGACAAACCGACGTGCAAGCATTAGAGGACGACTACGATACCACGCGCGAGCTGGCTCCGGAGCAGGTGATAGGGATAATGGATGAACTATTATGTCATGAGGTAGGTGGTACCTTCCCAGAGAGCGACGAGTATCCGCTTATGTGGAGATATACTGAGACAAACCGCGCAATGGCAGATGGCATGGCATATGGGACATCCACTCTCGCAAACACTTTTCACCTCTCTATACCTTGA
- the hsp60 gene encoding chaperone ATPase HSP60 (mitochondrial chaperonin, Cpn60/Hsp60p), protein MQRALSSRTSVLSAASKRAPFYRSSGFNLQQQRFAHKELKFGVEARAQLLKGVDTLAKAVTSTLGPKGRNVLIDTPYGSPKITKDGVTVAKAVQLQDKFENLGARLLQDVASKTNELAGDGTTTATCLARAIFSETVKNVAAGCNPMDLRRGIQAAVEAAVDYLQQNKRDITTGEEIAQVATISANGDTHVGKLISTAMERVGKEGVITVKEGKTLEDELEVTEGMRFDRGYTSPYFITDTKSQKVEFEKPLILLSEKKISAVQDIIPALEASTTLRRPLVIIAEDIEGEALAVCILNKLRGQLQVAAVKAPGFGDNRKSILGDLGVLTNGTVFTDELDIKLEKLTPDMLGSTGSITITKEDTIILNGEGTKDSIAQRCEQIRGVMADPTTSEYEKEKLQERLAKLSGGVAVIKVGGSSEVEVGEKKDRVVDALNATRAAVEEGILPGGGTALLKAAANGLDNVKPANFDQQLGVSIIKNAITRPARQIVENAGLEGSVIVGKLTEEHAKDFNRGFDSSKGEYVDMISKGIVDPLKVVRTALVDASGVASLLGTTEVAIVDAPEEKAPAAPGGMGGMGGMGGMGGGMF, encoded by the exons ATGCAAAGAGCTCTTTCCTCCAGGACATCTGTCCTTTCCGCCGCTTCTAAGCGCGCTCCCTTCTACAGATCCTCTGGCTTCAacctccagcagcaacgGTTTGCCCACAAG GAGCTCAAATTCGGCGTCGAAGCCCGTGCCCAGCTCCTTAAGGGTGTTGACACTCTTGCTAAGGCTGTTACTTCCACTCTTGGTCCCAAGGGTCGCAATGTCCTGATTGACACTCCTTACGGCTCTCCCAAGATCACCAAGG ACGGTGTGACCGTTGCCAAGGCCGTTCAGCTTCAGGACAAGTTCGAGAACCTTGGTGCTCGTCTCCTCCAGGATGTTGCCTCCAAGACCAACGAACTCGCCGGTGACGGTACCACCACCGCTACCTGCCTTGCCCGTGCCATCTTCTCCGAAACCGTCAAGAACGTTGCCGCTGGCTGCAACCCCATGGATCTGCGCCGTGGTATCCAGGCTGCTGTCGAGGCTGCTGTCGACTACCTGCAGCAGAACAAGCGTGACATCACCACCGGCGAGGAGATTGCTCAGGTCGCTACCATCTCCGCTAACGGCGACACCCACGTTGGTAAGCTCATCTCCACTGCTATGGAGAGAGTCGGCAAGGAGGGTGTTATCACCGTTAAGGAGGGCAAGACCCTTGAGGATGAACTTGAGGTCACTGAGGGTATGCGTTTCGACCGCGGTTACACCTCCCCTTACTTCATCACCGATACCAAGTCCCAGAAGGTCGAGTTCGAGAAGCCCTTGATCCTCCTttccgagaagaagatctccgcTGTTCAGGATATCATTCCCGCCCTTGAGGCCTCCACTACCCTCCGCCGCCCTCTCGTCATCATTGCTGAGGACATTGAGGGTGAGGCTCTCGCCGTCTGCATTCTGAACAAGCTCCGTGGTCAGCTCCAGGTTGCTGCCGTCAAGGCTCCTGGCTTTGGTGACAACCGCAAGAGCATCCTTGGTGATCTTGGTGTTCTCACTAACGGTACTGTCTTTACCGATGAGCTCGACATCAAGCTTGAGAAGCTTACCCCTGACATGCTCGGTTCCACTGGCTCCATCACTATCACTAAGGAGGACACTATCATCCTGAACGGTGAGGGTACCAAGGACTCCATCGCTCAGCGCTGTGAGCAGATCCGTGGTGTCATGGCTGACCCCACCACTTCCgaatatgagaaggagaagctccaGGAGCGTCTGGCCAAGCTCTCCGGTGGTGTTGCTGTCATCAAGGTCGGTGGTTCCTCTGAGGTCGAGGTCggtgagaagaaggaccgTGTCGTTGACGCCCTCAACGCCACTCgtgctgctgttgaggaGGGTATCCTCCCTGGTGGTGGTACTGCTCTCCTCAAGGCCGCTGCCAACGGCCTTGACAACGTCAAGCCTGCCAACTTCGACCAGCAGCTCGGTGtcagcatcatcaagaaTGCTATCACCCGCCCTGCTCGCCAGATCGTTGAGAACGCTGGTCTTGAGGGCAGCGTCATTGTTGGCAAGCTTACTGAGGAGCACGCCAAGGACTTCAACCGTGGTTTTGACAGCTCCAAGGGCGAGTACGTTGACATGATCTCCAAGGGTATCGTCGACCCCCTCAAGGTCGTCCGTACTGCCCTGGTTGATGCTAGCGGTGTCGCCTCTCTCCTTGGTACCACTGAGGTCGCTATTGTTGATGCCCCTGAGGAGAAGGCCCCTGCCGCTCCTGGTGGTATGGGTGGCATGGGTGGTATGGGCGGCATGGGTGGTGGCATGTTCTAA
- a CDS encoding uncharacterized protein (predicted protein), whose product MQSRSASHFSSCLSQLDPITESVSLGRPVPEAFSWKIQRKLASTVPPRPMVKISFEDALAHLKRLCQDAIDLLEVLDYSGPHNLKVAVWTLLSRKPQPSVYIRSLVQSMIMSNTMVLGAVPVKKFLYDELAEIVLPSSTLLQANTDETEMPTDPRFQIASHMDAFVKRFAQCVPQPLSYPSDSMPYNC is encoded by the exons atGCAGAGTCGCTCAGCCAGTCACTTCTCATCCTGTCTGTCGCAATTGGACCCTATAACGGAATCGGTGTCACTTGGAAGACCAGTACCTGAAGCGTTCAGTTGGAAGATCCAACGAAAACTGGCAAGCACAGTCCCCCCTCGGCCAATGGTAAAAATAAGCTTTGAGGATGCGCTGGCGCATTTGAAACGGTTGTGTCAGGATGCCATTGATCTTCTGGAGGTCCTGGATTACTCTGGACCCCATAACCTCAAG GTGGCCGTTTGGACTCTGCTGTCTCGGAAGCCCCAGCCGTCAGTTTATATTCGATCACTCGTTCAATCTATGATTATGAGTAACACGATGGTTCTGGGAGCTGTACCAGTGAAGAAATTCTTATATGATGAGCTTGCGGAAATCGTCCTCCCTTCAAGCACGCTTCTGCAAGCCAACACAGACGAGACGGAAATGCCGACCGACCCTCGCTTTCAGATAGCCAGCCACATGGATGCTTTTGTTAAGCGCTTTGCTCAG TGCGTGCCTCAACCGTTGTCGTATCCGTCGGACAGTATGCCATACAATTGTTGA
- a CDS encoding uncharacterized protein (predicted protein), translating to MKNNVTEGAIVQHLAKLRTRRVDAGKEVPPPLRRGGVGSSNKSSGNVPTRTASGSKRNLRAPLSAGSEEDEGLEMNFHDDASSDEDYIDKGRRRSRPKKQLHKPQPREVIPIKSEDEDMDGSNDGFGELLVPGAEFLQYPNEQEPHSEPTSSPVSDNATSKLVTLRYRQPVGNMFSGFPSTYAHYWNLISTWRINTCLDIILSRECLQLFLKTLLLTSPPSGKIKTFTIHHMLATSIQLITIPLMTRLVVSFMVP from the exons ATGAAAAACAATGTCACTGAAGGGGCTATCGTCCAGCATCTGGCAAAGCTTCGGACCCGTCGTGTCGATGCTGGCAAAGAAGTCCCTCCTCCCCTACGGCGTGGTGGTGTAGGGTCATCGAACAAGTCTTCTGGGAATGTACCTACCAGAACTGCGTCTGGATCCAAACGCAACCTCAGAGCTCCTCTTAGTGCAGGaagcgaggaggatgaaggtCTAGAAATGAATTTCCACGACGATGCTTCATCTGATGAAGACTATATCGACAAAGGTCGCCGCAGAAGTCGACCCAAGAAGCAATTGCACAAACCCCAGCCACGTGAAGTCATTCCGATCAAAAGTGAAGACGAGGACATGGACGGCAGTAACGATGGATTCGGTGAGCTGTTGGTCCCTGGGGCTGAGTTTCTCCAATATCCCAACGAGCAAGAACCACACTCAGAGCCAACCTCCTCTCCTGTGTCAGACAATGCTACAAGCAAACTGGTTACTTTGAGGTACAGGCAGCCAGTGGGTAATATGTTTAGTGGCTTTCCTTCGACCTATGCACA CTACTGGAACCTAATCTCAACATGGAGAATCAATACATGCTTGGATATAATCCTATCGCGGGAATGTCTGCAGTTGTTCCTGAAGACGCTGTTACTAACCTCACCTCCCTCGGGGAAAATCAAGACTTTCACAATACATCATATGTTGGCTACCAGCATCCAGCTTATTACCATTCCACTGATGACTCGGTTGGTGGTGTCCTTTATG GTACCTTGA
- a CDS encoding uncharacterized protein (predicted protein), whose amino-acid sequence MEDNAELESFRRQWREEVTRRTKQAKPSTPRPISTTGPSSIVRPSQFPPTRHEASLRKEDDEEGGTPFGSSEIIQGVSNLSIANDEDVFHSHGTRKEPKSALEHFERAVERESEGKLGDSLHHYRKAYKGVEKASPSPYSEHTFKRSTKSG is encoded by the exons ATGGAAGACAACGCTGAACTAGAGTCGTTTCGACGGCAGTGGCGGGAGGAAGTTACCCGCCGGACGAAGCAGGCTAAACCTAGCACACCACGGCCAATATCTACCACGGGCCCCTCTTCTATTGTACGACCGAGTCAGTTCCCGCCAACTCGCCACGAAGCCTCGCTAcgcaaagaagatgatgaggaaggggGTACACCATTTGGCAGCTCTGAAATCATCCAAGGTGTCAGCAACCTAAGCATAGCcaatgatgaggatgttttcCACTCACACGGAACACGAAAGGAGCCTAAATCAGCTCTAGAGCACTTTGAACGAGCGGTTGAGAGGGAGTCTGAGGGGAAGTTGGGGGATAGTCTACATCATTACCGCAAAGCATACAAG GGCGTGGAAAAAGCCAGCCCAAGCCCCTACAGCGAACATACCTTCAAAAGATCAACAAAATCAGGGTGA
- a CDS encoding transcription factor domain-containing protein (predicted protein), producing MVSQPEIPYDRKSMPGHRSYFESLCRIISVVLEMLRGLMLSHHSHLRYHEIREYKQRIERILADTTPHLRYRERCVTLAEHIERTELRLHSSYYISVMCRVSLDPDAPLDDQRRAVVREDCITNLMNTIEAFIELHSLHSHCSRSWVSLQRTIASAFLLVANNNDHIHPRTWELTEKLEAVIAEHVTGDGNVNHNTRTDSARHLASSLRALREVSAAFYSRKKKKKKKKQASALAPEAISPKTVLTSPASVAATASSPYAARYSVSSSEDGHIDNILNQVSDVMLFPTLNMGTS from the coding sequence ATGGTAAGCCAGCCGGAAATTCCCTATGACAGGAAATCAATGCCCGGCCATCGCTCCTACTTCGAAAGCCTCTGCCGTATTATTTCTGTGGTGCTGGAGATGCTGCGGGGACTTATGTTGTCGCACCATTCTCATCTGCGGTACCATGAAATCCGCGAGTATAAACAGCGAATAGAGCGCATTCTTGCAGATACTACCCCTCATTTGCGTTATCGGGAACGCTGCGTCACATTGGCTGAACATATTGAGCGGACGGAGTTGCGGCTACACTCATCTTACTATATCTCAGTTATGTGTCGAGTATCCTTGGACCCAGACGCACCGCTGGATGACCAGCGACGGGCGGTGGTCCGAGAGGACTGTATAACCAATCTCATGAACACGATTGAAGCTTTCATTGAGCTGCATTCACTTCATTCCCATTGCTCGCGTAGCTGGGTCAGTCTCCAGCGGACCATCGCATCCGCGTTCCTGCTGGTTGCCAACAACAACGACCATATTCACCCACGGACGTGGGAGTTGACTGAGAAATTAGAGGCCGTCATCGCCGAGCATGTgactggagatggaaatgtAAACCACAACACCCGGACAGATTCGGCCAGGCATTTGGCATCCTCTCTCCGCGCTCTCCGGGAAGTGAGTGCTGCGTTCTATTctaggaagaagaagaagaagaagaagaagcaggcaTCAGCCCTAGCCCCGGAAGCTATTTCCCCGAAAACCGTGCTCACCTCACCCGCTTCGGTAGCTGCCACCGCCTCATCGCCTTATGCTGCCAGATACAGTGTCAGTTCCTCCGAGGACGGACATATTGACAACATCCTAAATCAGGTGTCGGATGTGATGTTGTTCCCTACCCTGAACATGGGCACTTCATGA
- a CDS encoding uncharacterized protein (predicted protein): MAFSERLRDSVVKAHIIGVGIITDFFLLPVKGVFKLGAVASPAKPAPGQSESTGRLDRYLGNRRYNKQFEDDIWKRHEDRVISPLPAVHVSDMEGMMGRLDTAKAILLPVLL, encoded by the exons ATGGCCTTCAGCGAGCGTCTCCGCGATAGCGTCGTAAAAGCCCACATCATCGGCGTCGGCATAATCACGGATTTCTTCCTGCTCCCCGTCAAAGGCGTATTCAAATTAGGAGCCGTGGCGTCCCCCGCAAAGCCGGCCCCAGGACAATCGGAAAGTACGGGACGTCTTGACAGGTATCTGGGGAACAGACGGTATAACAAGCAGTTTGAGGATGATATTTGGAAACGACATGAGGATCGGGTGATTTCGCCGTTGCCGGCGGTCCATGTATCTGATATGGAGGGGATGATGGG GCGGTTAGATACTGCTAAGGCGATCTTGCTGCCGGTTCTCTTGTAA
- a CDS encoding uncharacterized protein (predicted protein), which yields MATPHQGSSYLSAPEYAKSIRRLMQLKYHVPHSIREVLKPRHPRLLQLSNQFRSISADIKIWTFLETVDSTLTVADSGTVSTVEMHVPITSIRSGVLDLEHEKVIPLATDHVGVASFKGQELTTRISFIKELQPIVAMAVQLSKLPDAPLRVSREVMVQVNGFFEDTARGVSDETPLKLWSTKTPLREYLKEGPAICLTDRLKQTGRISSGSIDDSSISDFDSRPSSAAMADTSFAMRDGVVAEASAIQSETVSSRPSIRRTRSFVAAASPRIHVTEAAADSYFNVPQEEATSDIQSDTVSSEDPGHRDSVADDRKETTAGSSSPSNEGQPNVLASLSSKYRNFLPLPPPTRERLQEVRAELPRRAPRFDRPEPGSEKLLWIHVPYTHTGWVPPVLSKACNDQQRPEFFKQFINDKNWYSQIIRARHLEPHARFVRPTCIHSRLSDSLPISPPGEPRDPQLALYYGYPNLRSTIARDDDQMLWKRTRKVVDLSHELGSSIPLQDNPDSSKTFVDGKVLMVDQLWLWIVDEKTVVTFFPKQEATTAEDKLYEQANLHNSIYNELNGDLARRFETAGDLAALIVLHAVTILLDRTLDHDLQILRIFEESISILTESTTKSFKRFRTRGFIARPADYNRTLEGKTMTASERDERDRRVANQNREDLSTLLELRDIIDELGTILKLLEQQTATVKIMAQYFEDKGYGKVFIESALSRLEDYRTQVTDMRENAHLAQKAVENLPDLKQKQANVDESRITRWQAEVAQNQSQSVMVFTIFTVMKNVASSRSRFLPPYSASMSANGAAKKQTPTGPTC from the exons ATGGCAACCCCTCACCAAGGCTCGAGTTATCTTTCAGCTCCTGAGTATGCTAAGAGTATCCGCCGCTTAATGCAACTCAAGTATCATGTTCCACACTCAATACGAGAGGTGCTGAAGCCCAGACATCCAAGGCTGTTGCAACTATCCAACCAATTCAGGTCCATATCTGCAGATATCAAAATATGGACATTCTTAGAGACTGTCGACTCTACACTCACAGTCGCCGATTCGGGCACCGTAAGCACAGTGGAAATGCATGTCCCAATCACTTCTATTCGGTCGGGAGTTCTAGATCTGGAGCACGAAAAGGTGATTCCGTTAGCCACGGACCACGTTGGTGTAGCATCCTTCAAAGGACAAGAACTCACAACGAGAATAAGCTTCATTAAAGAGCTCCAGCCAATCGTCGCCATGGCTGTACAGCTCTCCAAGCTACCAGATGCTCCGTTGCGCGTTAGTCGAGAGGTTATGGTCCAAGTCAATGGTTTCTTCGAAGACACAGCGCGGGGAGTCAGCGATGAGACGCCTCTCAAGCTCTGGTCAACGAAAACGCCACTACGAGAGTATCTGAAAGAGGGGCCTGCAATTTGTCTCACGGATCGACTAAAACAGACTGGTAGAATATCGTCCGGCTCAATCGATGACTCCTCGATAAGTGACTTTGATAGCAGACCATCATCTGCCGCTATGGCAGATACATCGTTTGCTATGCGAGATGGGGTAGTGGCGGAGGCTAGCGCCATCCAGTCTGAAACAGTTTCATCAAGACCGTCCATAAGAAGAACCCGCAGCTTCGTGGCCGCTGCTTCCCCCAGAATTCACGTTACGGAGGCGGCCGCCGACAGTTATTTCAATGTaccacaagaagaagcaacgTCGGATATTCAAAGTGATACTGTTTCCAGTGAAGATCCAGGGCATAGAGATAGCGTGGCTGATGATAGAAAAGAGACCACTGCTGGGAGTTCCAGTCCTAGTAACGAGGGACAGCCCAATGTATT AGCCAGTTTATCATCGAAATACAGGAATTTCCTACCTTTACCACCGCCCACAAGGGAGCGACTCCAAGAGGTTCGAGCAGAACTACCTCGGAGAGCTCCTCGATTTGACAGGCCAGAGCCAGGTAGCGAGAAGCTCTTATGGATTCATGTTCCATACACCCATACAGGATGGGTGCCTCCAGTTCTGTCTAAGGCTTGCAACGACCAGCAGAGGCCAGAGTT CTTCAAACAGTTCATCAATGATAAAAATTGGTACTCGCAAATTATTAGAGCCCGCCATCTGGAGCCTCATGCGCGTTTTGTCCGTCCCACATGTATCCATTCCAGGCTGAGCGATTCTTTGCCAATAAGCCCACCAGGGGAGCCCCGTGATCCACAATTAGCCTTATAC TATGGGTATCCAAATCTGCGATCCACGATAGCAAGAGACGACGATCAGATGCTATGGAAGCGGACTAGAAAAGTCGTCGATCTCAGTCACGAGCTTGGTAGTTCAATTCCCCTGCAAGATAATCCTGACTCTTCCAAGACGTTCGTCGATGGAAAAGTTCTCATGGTTGATCAGCTCTGGCTCTGGATCGTAGACGAGAAAACCGTCGTTACCTTTTTCCCCAAACAGGAGGCGACGACTGCTGAAGACAAACTATACGAACAAGCGAACCTTCATAACAGCATTTACAACGAGTTGAACGGGGACCTTGCAAGACGCTTTGAAACAGCCGGGGATCTCGCTGCATTGATAGTCTTGCATGCAGTCACTATCCTTCTGGACAGGACGCTGGACCATGATCTACAGATACTGCGGATCTTCGAGGAATCCATTAGCATCCTG ACTGAATCAACCACCAAATCATTCAAGCGCTTCCGCACTCGAGGGTTCATCGCTAGACCAGCTGATTACAACAGGACACTAGAAGGCAAGACAATGACCGCATCAGAGCGTGATGAAAGAGATCGTCGAGTAGCCAACCAAAACCGCGAGGATCTCTCTACACTTCTAGAACTGAGAGACATAATAGACGAACTAGGAACCATATTGAAACTTCTCGAACAACAAACCGCCACCGTCAAAATTATGGCGCAATATTTCGAAGACAAAGGATACGGCAAAGTCTTCATAGAATCCGCTCTTTCCCGACTTGAAGACTACCGCACTCAGGTTACAGACATGCGCGAGAACGCACATCTAGCACAGAAAGCT GTCGAAAACCTCCCCGACCTCAAGCAAAAGCAAGCAAACGTCGACGAATCCCGTATAACCCGCTGGCAGGCAGAAGTAGCCCAAAACCAATCGCAGTCTGTAATGGTATTCACGATCTTCACTGTCAT GAAAAACGTAGCTTCCTCCCGCTCTCGTTTTTTACCTCCCTATTCGGCGTCAATGTCCGCGAATGGAGCGGCGAAGAAACAAACCCCGACTGGGCCTACATGCTAG
- a CDS encoding putative mitochondrial carrier protein (mitochondrial carrier protein CGI-69), producing the protein MSDYRSDITRGDRYRSDLLTTTGLEGNTAESWPWIEGKAMTATSGTGNAPAPDASGNNEHVSIIQKMVSATCGSVLTNLLVTPLDVVRVRLQSQSAIKNTSPFNHHTAQTLKNMPPNLGVTACCREVFWIGQNTQVCMVGPGAGAIGAPSPVIADCAVEEVQRKTFTSTLDGLRKIARNEGVWTLWRGLSPTMMMSIPANIIYFAGYDWLRTDDRSPLKRLLPDAYVAFISGSVARVAAASAISPIEMFRTRLQATPGTGAGHFRATLEGLHHMTKTQGYGSLWRGLTLTMWRDVPFSGLYWWGYEEVKKHLIEARHKAHDRLFPTGPPSVGHQHEDDMHTPTFLESFIAGAASGSVAAFVTTPFDVGKTRQQVFRHMGDEKSSVPRGSLHPEQLSLPRFLMHIFREEGTAGLFRGWVARCLKVAPACAIMISTYEVGKKMARGVNERRHPVEEHSDSV; encoded by the exons ATGTCTGACTATAGGTCTGACATCACTCGCGGGGACCGATATCGCTCTGACCTCTTGACCACCACTGGATTGGAGGGGAACACGGCAGAGTCATGGCCTTGGATTGAAGGCAAGGCAATGACGGCTActtctggaacaggaaacGCTCCTGCTCCGGACGCTAGTGGGAATAATGAGCATGTTTCAATCATCCAGAAGATGGTTTCCGCCACCTGTGGCAGCGTTTTAACAAATCTACTAG TGACCCCTCTTGACGTCGTTCGAGTCCGCCTACAATCCCAATCTGCGATTAAGAATACATCCCCTTTTAACCACCACACGGCGCAAACGTTGAAGAACATGCCCCCGAATTTAGGAGTGACTGCCTGTTGCCGTGAAGTTTTTTGGATAGGTCAGAATACTCAGGTGTGTATGGTTGGGCCCGGCGCAGGAGCTATTGGAGCTCCTTCGCCTGTTATCGCGGATTGTGCCGTGGAGGAAGTTCAGCGGAAAACCTTTACATCCACACTTGATGGCCTACGGAAAATCGCTCGGAATGAAGGCGTGTGGACTCTTTGGCGTGGACTTAGTCCgaccatgatgatgagtaTACCGGCAAATATCATCTACTTTGCGGGATACGATTGGTTGCGAACCGATGACAGAAGCCCATTAAAGAGACTTCTGCCAGATGCCTATGTTGCATTTATATCAGGCTCTGTTGCAAGAGTTGCTGCAGCATCGGCCATTAGCCCGATCGAGATGTTCCGAACCCGTTTACAGGCTACCCCGGGCACCGGCGCAGGGCATTTCAGGGCCACTCTCGAGGGATTACACCATATGACCAAAACTCAGGGCTATGGTTCGCTGTGGCGAGGGTTAACGCTCACTATGTGGCGCGATGTACCCTTTTCTGGTCTGTACTGGTGGGGATATGAGGAAGTAAAAAAGCATCTCATTGAGGCACGTCATAAAGCCCATGACCGCCTTTTTCCAACTGGACCGCCCTCTGTGGGACACCAACATGAGGACGACATGCATACGCCAACGTTCCTTGAAAGCTTCATCGCGGGTGCTGCGTCAGGCTCGGTAGCAGCATTTGTCACAACTCCTTTTGATGTGGGGAAAACACGCCAGCAAGTTTTTCGACACATGGGGGATGAGAAGAGCAGCGTACCGCGGGGCTCTCTGCACCCTGAACAGCTTTCCTTGCCCAGGTTCCTCATGCATATCTTCCGCGAGGAGGGTACGGCCGGGCTCTTTCGAGGCTGGGTAGCACGGTGCTTGAAAGTAGCACCTGCCTGCGCCATCATGATTTCCACATATGAAGTGGGTAAGAAGATGGCAAGGGGCGTCAACGAGAGACGTCATCCTGTGGAGGAACATTCGGACTCTGTATGA